One Brassica napus cultivar Da-Ae chromosome C2, Da-Ae, whole genome shotgun sequence DNA window includes the following coding sequences:
- the LOC125582151 gene encoding uncharacterized protein LOC125582151, producing MGLKDTRYVSVEETLATFLFIVGQNSSGWEGSAHDAKVLQDALTRNSNRLQVLEGKFYLVDCGYANRRNFQAPFRSTRYHLQDFRGQGKDPVNQNELFNHRHSSLRNVIERIFGIFKSRFLIFKSTPPFPYKTQVELVLACVVLHNYLRKECRSDVFPEEVVVADDNESDVQEIGEDENMDDDVQNVTQEQQRVNANNWRANIAATMWTDAMHMGS from the exons ATGGGATTAAAAGATACAAGATATGTTTCAGTTGAAGAAACGCTAGCCACCTTTTTGTTCATCGTTGGTCAAAATTCAAG TGGATGGGAAGGTTCAGCTCATGATGCTAAAGTATTACAAGATGCTTTAACAAGAAATTCTAACAGATTACAAGTTCTAGAAG GAAAATTCTATTTAGTCGACTGTGGATACGCCAATCGTCGTAATTTTCAAGCTCCATTTCGAAGTACTCGCTATCATCTTCAAGATTTTAGGGGACAAGGCAAAGATCCTGTGAATCAAAATGAGTTGTTCAATCATCGTCATTCATCCTTGCGAAATGTGATTGAGAGAATTTTTGGCATCTTTAAGTCAAGATTCCTCATCTTCAAATCTACTCCACCATTTCCGTATAAAACACAAGTAGAGTTAGTTCTTGCATGTgttgttttacataattatctTCGTAAAGAATGTCGTTCAGACGTGTTTCCTGAAGAAGTTGTTGTCGCTGATGATAATGAAAGTGATGTTCAAGAAATAGGTGAAGATGAAAACAtggatgatgatgttcaaaatgTCACTCAAGAACAACAAAGAGTGAATGCTAATAACTGGAGAGCAAATATAGCAGCAACCATGTGGACAGATGCTATGCATATGGGATCTTGA